From the genome of Papaver somniferum cultivar HN1 chromosome 2, ASM357369v1, whole genome shotgun sequence, one region includes:
- the LOC113349799 gene encoding uncharacterized protein LOC113349799 isoform X1 translates to MKYFLSNVHHSVFLSIIDIKGFLDMAVEGDVWQGFVSSLVSNTEEAEQGEDREDVLSPEDAAWVDSCLLNDAELSEDSWDAIKDVLIDIVSLQTTSQNAPVSETVEVYDNSDPMNEEYEDLGTAKFLGRIEDGYVPSNERAKIEELLGITDDDDMVSIMKKIEAAPFRDNSRKGFFSSYRDLDDTDVAADVDSEDEIESPSENIFKVWDLNTLTEEDELVQELRKALAGSCVEDATVSLDDSLNEEETLASLVSGLSDLSLRKSSS, encoded by the coding sequence ATGAAATATTTCCTCTCTAACGTCCACCACTCTGTATTTCTCTCTATCATTGATATTAAAGGTTTTCTAGACATGGCAGTAGAAGGTGATGTCTGGCAAGGGTTTGTTTCTTCTCTTGTTTCAAACACTGAGGAGGCTGAACAGGGTGAGGACCGTGAGGATGTGCTATCACCAGAAGATGCAGCCTGGGTTGATTCTTGCCTGCTCAATGATGCTGAATTATCAGAAGATAGCTGGGATGCTATAAAGGATGTGTTAATAGACATTGTCAGCCTCCAAACAACTTCACAAAACGCCCCAGTTTCTGAAACTGTAGAAGTTTATGACAACAGCGATCCAATGAATGAAGAGTATGAAGACTTAGGGACGGCTAAGTTTCTCGGTAGAATTGAGGATGGTTATGTTCCCAGCAATGAAAGGGCAAAAATTGAAGAGTTACTAGGAATAACAGATGACGATGACATGGTTTCCATTATGAAAAAGATAGAAGCTGCACCATTTCGAGATAACTCGCGAAAAGGATTTTTTTCAAGCTACCGGGATCTGGACGATACAGATGTTGCAGCGGATGTGGATTCAGAGGATGAGATAGAGTCTCCCTCAGAAAATATTTTTAAGGTTTGGGATTTGAATACATTGACAGAGGAAGACGAACTTGTTCAAGAGTTGAGAAAAGCCCTTGCAGGTAGTTGTGTTGAAGATGCAACTGTGTCTCTTGATGATTCTCTCAATGAAGAAGAAACACTCGCCAGTCTCGTCTCCGGTTTATCCGATCTCTCCTTGCGCAAGTCCTCTAGTTGA
- the LOC113349799 gene encoding uncharacterized protein LOC113349799 isoform X2 has translation MAVEGDVWQGFVSSLVSNTEEAEQGEDREDVLSPEDAAWVDSCLLNDAELSEDSWDAIKDVLIDIVSLQTTSQNAPVSETVEVYDNSDPMNEEYEDLGTAKFLGRIEDGYVPSNERAKIEELLGITDDDDMVSIMKKIEAAPFRDNSRKGFFSSYRDLDDTDVAADVDSEDEIESPSENIFKVWDLNTLTEEDELVQELRKALAGSCVEDATVSLDDSLNEEETLASLVSGLSDLSLRKSSS, from the coding sequence ATGGCAGTAGAAGGTGATGTCTGGCAAGGGTTTGTTTCTTCTCTTGTTTCAAACACTGAGGAGGCTGAACAGGGTGAGGACCGTGAGGATGTGCTATCACCAGAAGATGCAGCCTGGGTTGATTCTTGCCTGCTCAATGATGCTGAATTATCAGAAGATAGCTGGGATGCTATAAAGGATGTGTTAATAGACATTGTCAGCCTCCAAACAACTTCACAAAACGCCCCAGTTTCTGAAACTGTAGAAGTTTATGACAACAGCGATCCAATGAATGAAGAGTATGAAGACTTAGGGACGGCTAAGTTTCTCGGTAGAATTGAGGATGGTTATGTTCCCAGCAATGAAAGGGCAAAAATTGAAGAGTTACTAGGAATAACAGATGACGATGACATGGTTTCCATTATGAAAAAGATAGAAGCTGCACCATTTCGAGATAACTCGCGAAAAGGATTTTTTTCAAGCTACCGGGATCTGGACGATACAGATGTTGCAGCGGATGTGGATTCAGAGGATGAGATAGAGTCTCCCTCAGAAAATATTTTTAAGGTTTGGGATTTGAATACATTGACAGAGGAAGACGAACTTGTTCAAGAGTTGAGAAAAGCCCTTGCAGGTAGTTGTGTTGAAGATGCAACTGTGTCTCTTGATGATTCTCTCAATGAAGAAGAAACACTCGCCAGTCTCGTCTCCGGTTTATCCGATCTCTCCTTGCGCAAGTCCTCTAGTTGA